The window TGCTGTACGTTCGCGGCACCGGCGGCATCTTCTTCATCATGGGTTCGGACTATGGCGCCAGTGACCTCATCGAGGCGCTGGGGCTGGAGGATGCCGCGGGGACCAACGGCATCACGAGTCTGAAGCCTGCGAACGCCGAAGCGCTCGTGACCCTCGACCCCGAGATCATCCTCGCCATGACCAACGGCATCGAATCGGCAGGTGGGGTCGATGCCTTTCTGAAGCGCCCCGGGGTGTCGGCGACGACGGCCGGGCAGAACAAGCGCCTCGTCACCGCCGCCGACAGTCAGCTGCTCTCGTACGGCCCGCGCACGCCACAGAACCTCGTCGCGCTCGCCGAAGCCATCTATACGGCCGCCTCATGACGGGCTTGGATACTCTTCCCGACGCACGCGTCGCCGCGGCATCCACTCCCGCGCGGCGCCGGTCCACGCGTGCGGTGCGCGCCGCGATCGTGGCCGCGGTGCTTGCCGTCGCCGTCATCGGCGTCGTGCTGCTGTCGGCGACGGTCGGTCAATTCGCGGCCACCCCGGGCGAGGTTGTCGACGCGTTCACCAAGGTTGTGTTCGCCGGGCAGGATCCCAATGCCACCCGCGCGGGCGCCGTGCTCTGGCAGATCCGCTTTCCGCGCGCCGCCCTCGCCCTGCTCGCCGGCGCGTGCCTGGCCGTCGCTGGCGCGGTGATGCAGGGCGTGTTCGCGAATCCGCTGGCCGAGCCCAGCATCATCGGCGTGAACTCGGGGGCCTCGATCGGCGCGACTGCGGTCATCGTGCTCGGCTTCGCCGCCGTGGCGCCGTGGATGCTGCCACTGGCCGCCTTCGCCGGAGCGCTCGTGGTCACCCTTATCGTGTGGGCGCTGGCCCGCACGGGCGGCAAAGCGGCGGTGCTCACGCTCGTGCTCACCGGCATCGCCATCAACGCGATCTCGACGGCCATCACGAGCTTTCTCATCTTTCTCGGCGACACGTCGTCGCGGGAACAGGTCATCTTCTGGCAGCTCGGCACCCTCGCCGATGCAACATGGCCATCGGTCGCGACGATCGCGGCGGTGTTCCTGGTCGGCTTCGTCGGATGCCTCCTGATCCGCCGCCCGCTGGATGTGCTCGCTCTCGGCGACACCTCGGCGTCGGCCAGCGGGGTGCGGGTCGAGCACCTGCGCGTTGCGGCGATCCTGCTGTCGTGCCTGCTC is drawn from Microbacterium protaetiae and contains these coding sequences:
- a CDS encoding FecCD family ABC transporter permease; amino-acid sequence: MTGLDTLPDARVAAASTPARRRSTRAVRAAIVAAVLAVAVIGVVLLSATVGQFAATPGEVVDAFTKVVFAGQDPNATRAGAVLWQIRFPRAALALLAGACLAVAGAVMQGVFANPLAEPSIIGVNSGASIGATAVIVLGFAAVAPWMLPLAAFAGALVVTLIVWALARTGGKAAVLTLVLTGIAINAISTAITSFLIFLGDTSSREQVIFWQLGTLADATWPSVATIAAVFLVGFVGCLLIRRPLDVLALGDTSASASGVRVEHLRVAAILLSCLLSGVAVAFGGMIAFVGLIVPHAIRLIVGPSHRYLVPLSALGGAVLLGLADIAARTIIPFADLPIGIFTAVVGGPLFLVLLRRTLRGQGVRA